From the Nonlabens marinus S1-08 genome, one window contains:
- a CDS encoding helix-turn-helix transcriptional regulator, which translates to MQNSLKVWRAKFSLTQQDLADKIQVSRQTINAMEKGKYVPSTVLALRLAHVFETGVEDIFNLESSDWN; encoded by the coding sequence ATGCAGAATAGTTTGAAAGTATGGAGAGCTAAATTCTCCTTGACCCAACAAGATCTTGCTGATAAAATTCAAGTGAGCCGACAAACCATTAACGCAATGGAAAAAGGGAAATATGTACCTTCTACAGTGCTCGCTTTAAGACTGGCTCATGTTTTTGAGACCGGCGTTGAAGATATCTTCAATTTAGAGAGCAGCGACTGGAATTGA
- a CDS encoding 2-hydroxyacid dehydrogenase produces the protein MALLLIRNDNNYDSWIKALKAEDPKIAVHTPATVENPGDIHMAITWKAPHGVFEKYPELKVIGSMGAGVDHLFEDPSLPQDVPLTRIVDKKLSGDMQEFVLAQCLNYIKNLTGYTQLQKEGVWKPMSYKRVADVSVGILGFGTLGQAVGKKLQKTGFKVSGWSQSKKNIAGIKSYKEDALDEFLEDCEILVCLLPLTPATAEILNQSLFEKLPKGAYLINVARGGHLKDADLIAALDQGALSGAALDVFHTEPLPEDHPFWQRKEILITPHVASVSNAASVASQVVENYKRMERGEELLHQVSQEKRY, from the coding sequence GTGGCATTACTTCTCATAAGAAACGACAACAACTACGACTCGTGGATCAAGGCTCTTAAAGCTGAAGATCCTAAGATTGCTGTACATACTCCAGCAACGGTTGAGAATCCGGGAGATATTCACATGGCTATTACCTGGAAGGCACCTCATGGGGTCTTTGAGAAATATCCTGAATTGAAAGTGATCGGTTCTATGGGAGCCGGCGTGGATCACTTGTTTGAGGATCCATCGCTACCTCAAGATGTTCCATTGACCCGTATTGTAGATAAAAAGCTGTCGGGCGACATGCAAGAATTTGTGCTTGCTCAATGTCTCAACTATATTAAAAATCTTACCGGCTACACACAGCTCCAAAAAGAGGGCGTCTGGAAACCTATGTCTTATAAGCGTGTGGCAGATGTCTCGGTTGGTATTTTAGGCTTTGGAACATTGGGGCAAGCAGTAGGAAAAAAACTACAAAAAACAGGTTTTAAAGTAAGTGGCTGGTCACAGAGCAAAAAAAATATAGCAGGCATCAAAAGCTATAAGGAAGATGCGCTGGATGAATTTTTAGAAGATTGCGAGATTCTGGTATGCCTGCTGCCGTTGACACCAGCAACCGCTGAAATTCTTAACCAATCTCTATTTGAAAAACTACCTAAAGGAGCTTACCTGATCAATGTAGCGCGTGGAGGTCATTTGAAGGACGCGGATTTAATCGCTGCACTCGATCAAGGAGCCTTGTCTGGTGCTGCCCTAGATGTGTTCCATACAGAACCACTTCCCGAAGACCATCCCTTCTGGCAACGAAAAGAAATTCTAATTACACCACACGTGGCGAGTGTGAGCAATGCCGCATCAGTAGCGTCGCAAGTGGTAGAGAATTACAAAAGAATGGAGCGCGGCGAGGAATTACTACATCAAGTTTCTCAAGAAAAGAGGTACTAG
- a CDS encoding HpaII family restriction endonuclease: MITGNKGEWSEVYALFKLLGDKQLFLGNKDIEKLEGLVYPIIKILRTENNGKFDYSIQGEIILVSGDEEVLKIHISDFKDKALFLLNAIKQNKERTFSVPEIEEFMQSINCISLKASSYAKTDITIVVHDQRTNQQPTLGFSIKSQLGSPSTLLNAGKTTNFIYKIVGANLTENEIEKINSIASRSKIMDRIVQIQKNGGQFDFIKTERQIFSNNLVLIDSLLPEILSQIVFDFYSSEFSHLTDLVNKTADQNPLNFDIENEHKFYEYKIKRFLTDVALGMMPSQVWTGKYDATGGYLIVKEDGDILCYHIYNRNEFEDYLLNNTKLDTASSSRHRFGEIYKKNRELYFNLNLQIRFTK; encoded by the coding sequence ATGATTACCGGAAATAAGGGAGAATGGAGCGAGGTGTATGCGCTTTTCAAATTATTAGGTGACAAACAATTATTTCTTGGAAACAAAGACATTGAAAAATTAGAAGGGTTAGTTTACCCAATTATCAAAATACTTCGCACCGAAAACAACGGTAAATTTGATTATTCAATCCAAGGTGAGATTATTTTAGTTTCGGGAGATGAAGAAGTTTTAAAAATCCATATTTCAGACTTTAAAGACAAAGCACTTTTTCTTTTAAATGCAATCAAGCAAAATAAAGAAAGGACTTTTTCAGTTCCAGAAATTGAGGAGTTTATGCAATCCATAAATTGTATTTCCTTAAAAGCTAGTTCTTATGCAAAAACTGATATTACGATTGTTGTTCATGACCAAAGAACCAATCAACAACCTACATTGGGATTTAGCATAAAATCGCAACTGGGGAGCCCTTCTACTCTATTAAATGCAGGTAAAACGACAAACTTTATTTATAAAATTGTTGGAGCTAATTTAACTGAAAACGAAATTGAAAAAATCAATTCAATTGCTTCGAGAAGTAAAATAATGGATAGAATTGTTCAAATTCAAAAGAATGGTGGGCAATTTGATTTTATAAAAACAGAACGACAAATATTTTCAAATAATCTGGTTCTAATTGACAGTTTGTTACCAGAGATTTTATCGCAAATTGTTTTTGATTTTTATTCAAGTGAGTTTTCGCATTTGACCGATTTGGTAAACAAAACGGCTGACCAAAATCCATTAAACTTTGACATTGAAAACGAACATAAGTTTTACGAATACAAAATAAAACGCTTCTTGACAGATGTTGCTCTGGGAATGATGCCATCGCAAGTTTGGACAGGAAAATATGATGCGACAGGCGGATATTTAATCGTAAAAGAAGACGGAGATATTTTGTGCTACCACATTTACAACAGAAATGAATTCGAGGATTACCTGCTAAATAATACAAAACTAGATACTGCAAGTTCTTCTCGCCACAGATTTGGCGAAATATATAAAAAAAACAGAGAACTATATTTTAATCTGAATTTACAAATTAGGTTTACAAAATAG
- the thrS gene encoding threonine--tRNA ligase produces the protein MIKITLPDGSIKEFDKGATPMDVAMSISHGLARNVISAKFNGIKVETKTPLNEDGSLVLYTFNDDEGKEAFWHSSSHVMAQAVEELFPEAKLTIGPAIDNGFYYDIDFAGRSITEADIPAIEKKMIEIARGKHEFEMRSVSKADALQLYKDQDNSFKVELIENLTDGEITFCDHDTFTDLCRGGHIPNTGIIKAVKIMSIAGAYWRGDEKNPQLTRLYGISFPKQKDLTEYLELLEEAKKRDHRKLGKELQLFTFSQRVGQGLPLWLPKGAALRERLENFLKAAQKKAGYEMVVTPHIGSKELYVTSGHYEKYGADSFQPIKTPADDEEFLLKPMNCPHHCEIYKSIQWSYRDLPKRFAEFGTVYRYEQSGELHGLTRVRGFTQDDAHIFCTPDQLDQEFMDVIDLVLYVFGSLGFENFTAQVSIRDPKKPEKYIGDLENWDKAENAILRAAKAKGLNYVVEEGEAAFYGPKLDFMVKDALGRSWQLGTIQVDYNLPERFDLWYKGADNESHRPVMIHRAPFGSMERFIAILLEHTGGNFPLWLMPEQCTVLSLSEKYENYAKKIADTLENHEIRTTVDNRAETMGKKIREAEMAKLPYMLIVGEQEEKDGTISVRKHGGDDLGTMTAEQFAAMIQKEVSDSIKTFEN, from the coding sequence ATGATCAAAATCACACTGCCAGATGGCAGCATTAAAGAATTCGATAAAGGGGCGACTCCCATGGATGTTGCCATGAGCATTTCACACGGGCTTGCCCGCAATGTGATCAGCGCAAAATTTAATGGTATTAAGGTAGAAACCAAAACCCCATTAAACGAGGACGGAAGTCTCGTACTTTACACCTTTAACGATGACGAAGGAAAAGAAGCCTTCTGGCATTCCTCATCACACGTGATGGCTCAAGCGGTAGAAGAATTATTCCCTGAAGCAAAGCTGACTATTGGCCCAGCGATAGATAACGGCTTTTATTACGACATCGATTTTGCCGGTCGCTCCATCACTGAAGCGGATATTCCCGCTATCGAGAAAAAAATGATTGAGATTGCGCGTGGTAAACACGAGTTTGAAATGCGCAGCGTTTCTAAAGCAGATGCGTTACAGCTGTATAAAGATCAAGACAACTCCTTCAAAGTAGAGTTGATCGAGAATTTGACGGACGGTGAAATCACCTTTTGTGATCATGATACTTTTACAGATTTGTGCCGCGGTGGACACATTCCAAATACTGGAATTATCAAAGCCGTGAAAATTATGAGTATTGCTGGTGCTTACTGGCGCGGTGATGAAAAGAATCCACAATTGACACGATTGTACGGAATCTCCTTTCCTAAACAAAAAGATCTAACAGAGTACCTTGAGCTACTCGAAGAGGCTAAAAAACGTGATCATAGAAAATTAGGTAAAGAATTACAGTTGTTCACCTTCTCTCAACGAGTAGGTCAAGGTTTACCGTTGTGGTTGCCTAAAGGCGCTGCACTGAGGGAACGTTTAGAAAATTTCTTAAAAGCTGCTCAGAAAAAGGCTGGCTATGAAATGGTGGTGACACCGCACATAGGTTCAAAAGAGCTATACGTTACTAGCGGTCACTATGAAAAATATGGTGCAGATTCTTTTCAACCCATCAAAACTCCTGCAGATGACGAGGAGTTCTTGTTAAAACCTATGAACTGCCCTCATCATTGTGAGATCTATAAAAGCATACAGTGGTCCTACCGTGACTTGCCTAAACGTTTTGCAGAATTCGGCACCGTTTACCGTTATGAGCAAAGTGGTGAGCTGCATGGATTAACCCGTGTTAGAGGTTTTACTCAGGATGATGCTCACATCTTCTGTACTCCAGATCAACTTGATCAAGAGTTTATGGATGTGATCGATTTGGTTTTATACGTTTTCGGATCTCTAGGTTTTGAAAACTTTACCGCTCAAGTAAGCATACGAGACCCTAAAAAACCAGAGAAATATATAGGAGATCTAGAAAACTGGGATAAAGCAGAAAATGCCATCTTGAGGGCTGCCAAGGCTAAAGGTCTTAATTATGTAGTGGAAGAAGGTGAAGCAGCATTCTACGGACCTAAACTTGACTTTATGGTCAAGGATGCTTTAGGTAGAAGTTGGCAACTAGGAACCATTCAAGTAGATTACAACCTGCCAGAACGATTTGACTTATGGTATAAAGGGGCTGACAATGAGTCACACCGTCCGGTAATGATTCACCGTGCGCCTTTTGGCAGTATGGAACGATTTATTGCGATTTTATTAGAACATACTGGTGGTAATTTCCCATTGTGGTTGATGCCTGAACAGTGTACTGTGCTGTCTTTGAGCGAGAAATATGAAAATTATGCTAAAAAGATCGCAGATACTCTTGAAAATCACGAAATTCGCACTACCGTGGATAATCGAGCCGAAACGATGGGCAAGAAAATCCGCGAGGCAGAAATGGCCAAATTGCCCTACATGTTAATTGTTGGAGAGCAAGAAGAGAAGGATGGCACTATTTCTGTACGTAAACATGGAGGAGATGATTTAGGAACAATGACTGCCGAGCAATTTGCAGCCATGATTCAAAAAGAAGTCTCTGACAGTATCAAAACATTTGAAAATTAA
- a CDS encoding putative signal transducing protein — translation MNNYIKAYTGSAITINRLADLFQKENITFLIKDRKESARLAGFGSTGDDVELHILESDVDKARPIITAFDNP, via the coding sequence ATGAACAACTACATCAAAGCATACACCGGCAGCGCCATCACTATAAATAGATTAGCAGATCTATTTCAAAAAGAGAATATCACCTTCCTTATCAAGGATCGCAAAGAATCGGCTAGACTGGCCGGATTTGGCAGTACGGGTGATGATGTGGAATTACACATTCTGGAATCAGACGTAGACAAGGCGCGACCAATTATTACGGCTTTCGACAATCCGTAG
- the rplT gene encoding 50S ribosomal protein L20 encodes MPRAKNRVASRARRKKIMKLAKGYFGRRKNVWTVAKNAVEKAMVYSYRDRRNKKRTFRALWITRINAGARMHGMSYSQFMGAVKKNNIELNRKVLADLAMNHPEAFAAVVNQVK; translated from the coding sequence ATGCCAAGAGCTAAAAATAGAGTGGCCAGTAGAGCCCGCAGAAAAAAAATAATGAAACTGGCCAAAGGTTACTTTGGAAGACGTAAGAACGTTTGGACGGTTGCTAAAAACGCAGTGGAGAAAGCGATGGTTTACTCCTACCGCGATAGAAGAAACAAAAAAAGAACCTTCCGCGCATTGTGGATCACGCGTATCAACGCTGGTGCAAGAATGCATGGAATGAGCTACTCACAGTTTATGGGAGCGGTTAAGAAGAACAACATCGAGTTGAATCGTAAAGTTCTTGCTGACCTTGCAATGAATCACCCAGAAGCTTTCGCAGCTGTAGTCAATCAAGTAAAATAA
- the infC gene encoding translation initiation factor IF-3, whose translation MKEDKHAINEKIRARKLRLVGEGVEPQIIDTRDALAKAQEMEMDLVEISPNADPPVAKIMDYKKFVYEQKKREKAMKANASKVVIKEIRFGPNTDDHDYEFKKNHAEKFLKEGAKLKAYVFFKGRSIIYKDQGEILLLRLAQDLEELGKVEQMPKMEGKRMNMFLAPKKK comes from the coding sequence ATCAAAGAAGACAAGCACGCAATCAACGAGAAAATTCGTGCGCGCAAATTACGCCTGGTAGGTGAAGGTGTGGAACCACAAATCATCGACACTAGAGATGCCCTAGCGAAAGCTCAGGAAATGGAAATGGATCTTGTAGAGATCTCTCCTAATGCAGATCCACCAGTAGCTAAAATCATGGACTACAAAAAGTTTGTCTATGAGCAAAAGAAGCGCGAGAAAGCCATGAAGGCAAACGCTTCTAAAGTAGTTATCAAAGAAATCCGTTTCGGACCGAATACGGATGATCATGATTACGAATTTAAAAAGAACCACGCTGAGAAGTTCCTTAAAGAAGGAGCTAAGCTTAAAGCTTACGTATTCTTTAAAGGACGTTCCATTATCTATAAAGATCAAGGTGAAATCTTGCTTTTAAGACTGGCTCAAGACCTTGAAGAGCTAGGTAAAGTAGAGCAAATGCCTAAAATGGAAGGGAAACGTATGAACATGTTCTTAGCTCCTAAGAAGAAATAA
- a CDS encoding MrcB family domain-containing protein, with product MCWLCGWVQLAGIEKHYQAGNIIAKYYSADNLPSSKHLGADVLQFLEFYENLTYSDSSFSDHFNNEAFETKQIRLHWRIERNSSLSKKVKKLKGYKCEACEMKFVDKYGEIGKQFIEAHHLKPISELGIGKFKVDLENDFAVLCSNCHSMIHKLADPSDLNELKKILTSVNSNGLN from the coding sequence ATGTGCTGGTTGTGCGGCTGGGTTCAGCTTGCAGGTATCGAAAAACATTATCAAGCGGGAAATATTATCGCAAAGTACTATTCCGCCGACAACTTACCCAGTTCAAAACATTTAGGAGCCGATGTTCTACAGTTTTTAGAGTTCTATGAGAATCTCACCTATTCCGATAGTTCATTCAGTGATCACTTTAACAATGAAGCATTCGAGACTAAACAAATAAGGTTACATTGGAGAATCGAAAGGAATTCATCGCTTTCAAAAAAAGTGAAAAAGTTGAAAGGGTATAAATGTGAAGCCTGTGAAATGAAATTTGTAGATAAATATGGAGAAATTGGCAAGCAGTTTATCGAAGCTCATCATTTAAAACCTATTTCTGAACTTGGGATTGGGAAATTTAAAGTTGATCTTGAAAATGATTTTGCGGTACTATGTAGTAATTGCCACAGTATGATTCATAAGCTTGCTGACCCAAGCGATTTGAATGAACTAAAAAAAATCTTAACGAGTGTAAATAGCAATGGCTTAAATTAA
- a CDS encoding acyloxyacyl hydrolase, whose translation MPFVLLLPIISYGQAADEDYPFLSKTYVQFNLGLIYNDFNQKQLEPGFTYQDTSPNRFSGRILLGYEFSENWAIQYGVLRPAAWFQYNKVNGTDLNKSVWTNLWSLTVKKDVPINDTWGVFIEAGPATVARKGFSLGNQAGLTDYRYFSLLTGAGVTYKLSDQWELLAHGVFLPKAQENQPSIQQFSAGVQYNLNELTPKVTESEADKKPFFPSKTLQLGYGNDFIGYAPNKIFSMNARVGETDGLGLPVFWYGDAKASKTLLINYASTVYSSKKFFSLGYGISATAFESSIDKDWTAAFSVYPQMSFFFWRREAFDMYATYSVIGPTFITREDIDGEETGPKITYQDFIAAGAYFGKNRRWNAELKIIHYSNGNIFTHNDGVAVPVVFQVGYQW comes from the coding sequence TTGCCTTTTGTACTACTGCTACCCATTATTTCATATGGACAAGCTGCAGATGAAGATTATCCATTTCTTTCCAAAACCTACGTACAGTTCAATCTGGGATTAATTTACAATGATTTCAATCAAAAACAGCTCGAACCAGGATTCACCTATCAGGACACCAGCCCTAACCGGTTCTCTGGTCGCATTTTATTAGGCTATGAGTTCTCTGAAAACTGGGCGATTCAATATGGTGTGCTGAGACCGGCAGCCTGGTTTCAATACAACAAGGTGAATGGAACTGACTTAAACAAGAGTGTCTGGACAAACTTGTGGTCGCTTACCGTGAAAAAAGACGTTCCAATCAATGACACCTGGGGAGTTTTTATAGAGGCTGGTCCTGCTACTGTCGCCCGCAAAGGTTTCAGCTTAGGGAATCAGGCAGGCCTAACAGATTACCGCTATTTCTCTCTTTTGACCGGTGCTGGAGTTACTTACAAACTATCTGACCAGTGGGAGCTCTTAGCGCACGGAGTTTTTTTGCCTAAAGCACAAGAAAATCAACCCTCCATACAGCAATTTAGTGCTGGTGTGCAATACAACCTCAATGAATTAACTCCTAAAGTCACAGAATCAGAAGCTGACAAAAAGCCCTTCTTTCCTTCTAAAACGCTGCAATTGGGGTATGGAAATGACTTTATAGGGTATGCGCCTAATAAGATTTTCTCCATGAATGCCAGAGTTGGTGAAACTGACGGATTGGGTTTGCCTGTGTTTTGGTATGGAGATGCTAAAGCGTCCAAAACTTTACTAATAAACTATGCTTCTACCGTTTATAGCTCTAAAAAGTTTTTCAGTCTGGGTTATGGGATAAGCGCTACCGCTTTTGAGAGCAGTATCGACAAGGACTGGACTGCCGCTTTTTCTGTTTACCCGCAAATGAGTTTCTTTTTCTGGAGGCGGGAGGCTTTTGACATGTATGCTACCTATAGCGTGATCGGCCCTACTTTTATAACAAGAGAAGATATTGATGGCGAGGAAACTGGGCCTAAAATCACTTATCAAGATTTTATAGCTGCTGGCGCATACTTCGGTAAGAATCGGCGCTGGAATGCGGAGTTGAAGATCATTCACTACTCCAACGGGAACATTTTTACTCACAACGACGGTGTTGCGGTGCCTGTGGTCTTTCAGGTGGGCTATCAATGGTAA
- the rpmI gene encoding 50S ribosomal protein L35 produces MPKMKTKSSAKKRFKLTGTGKIKRKHAFKSHILTKKSKKRKLALTHDTLVHKADEDNIKLQLRLK; encoded by the coding sequence ATGCCTAAGATGAAAACAAAATCCAGTGCTAAAAAGCGTTTTAAGCTTACAGGTACAGGAAAGATCAAAAGAAAACACGCTTTTAAAAGTCACATCCTGACTAAGAAAAGCAAAAAACGTAAACTAGCTTTGACGCACGATACACTTGTGCACAAAGCAGACGAAGACAATATCAAATTACAGTTACGTCTTAAGTAA
- a CDS encoding DNA cytosine methyltransferase: MIEERIDIENIDKQLFEIKVVDSDNSKPASFTHYLHNHKNGVSRYYKKDALSYVREILEREYPTEEVTNKVAEEALQYLIFDLNKSIPFPAPKKPNFKFIDLFAGIGGFRLALQNLKGKCVFTSEWDKYSKQTYKANFGEIPFGDITKNETKNYIPDNFDVLCAGFPCQAFSIAGRRGGFEDTRGTLFFDVAEIIKKKQPKAIFLENVKGLRNHDKGKTLATILNVLREDLGYYVPEPQILNAKEFGVPQNRERILIVGFRKDLGITDFQYPEPTNKTAVLDDILEQEEVSVKYYLSTTYVQTLKNHRARHESKGNGFGYEIIANDGTANAVVCGGMGRERNLVFDDRLTNFKPITNISGKVNREGIRKMTPREWARLQGFPDNFKIIVSDAQAYKQFGNSVAVPAIQATAEKIIEKLNCK; encoded by the coding sequence ATGATTGAAGAAAGAATTGACATAGAAAACATTGACAAACAACTATTTGAAATAAAAGTAGTTGACTCTGATAATTCTAAACCTGCTTCTTTTACGCATTATTTACACAATCATAAAAATGGAGTTTCTCGATATTACAAAAAAGATGCACTTTCCTACGTAAGAGAAATTCTTGAAAGAGAATATCCAACAGAAGAAGTTACAAATAAAGTAGCAGAGGAAGCACTTCAATATCTCATTTTCGACCTCAATAAATCTATTCCATTTCCAGCACCTAAAAAACCGAATTTTAAGTTTATCGACCTTTTTGCAGGAATTGGTGGATTTCGTTTAGCTCTTCAAAATCTTAAAGGAAAGTGTGTTTTTACAAGCGAATGGGACAAATATTCAAAGCAAACTTATAAAGCCAATTTTGGAGAAATTCCTTTTGGAGATATTACAAAAAATGAAACAAAAAATTATATTCCAGACAATTTTGATGTGCTTTGTGCAGGCTTTCCTTGTCAAGCGTTTTCGATTGCGGGAAGACGAGGAGGATTTGAAGATACACGAGGAACCTTGTTTTTTGATGTTGCAGAAATTATAAAAAAGAAACAACCTAAAGCGATTTTTTTAGAAAATGTAAAAGGACTAAGAAATCACGATAAAGGAAAAACTTTGGCGACAATATTAAACGTGCTTCGAGAAGATTTAGGCTATTATGTACCTGAACCACAAATATTAAATGCAAAAGAATTTGGCGTTCCTCAAAATCGTGAACGAATCTTGATCGTAGGTTTCCGTAAAGATTTAGGAATAACTGATTTTCAGTATCCAGAACCAACTAATAAAACAGCAGTATTAGATGATATTTTAGAACAAGAAGAAGTTTCTGTTAAATATTATTTATCGACAACTTATGTTCAAACATTAAAAAATCACAGAGCACGCCACGAAAGCAAAGGAAATGGATTTGGTTACGAAATAATTGCAAATGATGGAACAGCAAACGCAGTTGTTTGTGGTGGAATGGGCAGAGAACGAAATTTAGTTTTTGATGATAGACTTACGAATTTTAAACCAATAACTAACATTTCAGGAAAGGTTAATCGAGAAGGAATTAGAAAAATGACACCACGAGAATGGGCAAGATTACAGGGATTTCCAGACAATTTTAAAATCATAGTCTCAGACGCACAAGCATACAAACAATTCGGAAATTCAGTTGCAGTTCCCGCAATCCAAGCAACAGCGGAAAAAATAATAGAAAAACTTAACTGTAAATGA